The following proteins are co-located in the Acinetobacter shaoyimingii genome:
- the ndk gene encoding nucleoside-diphosphate kinase encodes MAIERTLSIVKPDAVGKNHIGDIFARFEKAGLKIVATKMKHLSKAEAEGFYAEHKERGFFGDLVAFMTSGPVVVSVLEGENAVLAHREILGATNPKEAAPGTIRADFAVSIDENAAHGSDSVASADREVNYFFAQTEIAPRTR; translated from the coding sequence ATGGCTATTGAACGTACTTTATCTATCGTTAAACCAGATGCTGTTGGTAAAAACCACATTGGTGACATCTTTGCTCGTTTCGAAAAAGCTGGTCTTAAAATCGTTGCGACTAAAATGAAACACCTTTCTAAAGCTGAAGCTGAAGGTTTCTATGCTGAACATAAAGAACGTGGTTTCTTTGGTGATTTAGTTGCTTTCATGACTTCTGGTCCAGTTGTTGTTTCAGTTCTTGAAGGCGAAAATGCAGTTCTTGCTCACCGTGAAATTCTTGGTGCGACAAACCCTAAAGAAGCTGCTCCTGGTACAATCCGTGCAGATTTCGCTGTAAGCATCGATGAAAACGCTGCTCACGGTTCTGATTCTGTAGCATCTGCTGATCGTGAAGTGAACTACTTCTTCGCTCAAACTGAGATTGCTCCACGTACTCGTTAA
- a CDS encoding phosphatase PAP2 family protein, translated as MNIKNTKTKILALDLKGCLYLNQWSHHQHILIFFKAVSRLGDRWFWYVMLIWVWMIQGWSYTPSILYILFGGLTGTCIYKGLKHRTTRPRPYQVHQVIQLGERPLDHFSFPSGHTLHAVMASIVLGFIQPLLLVLMLPFSICVAISRMVLGLHYPSDVIVGAIIGSLLGFFIIYLAPFFSISL; from the coding sequence ATGAACATTAAAAATACAAAAACAAAAATACTCGCGCTGGATTTAAAAGGTTGTTTGTACTTAAACCAATGGTCACATCATCAACATATTTTGATCTTTTTTAAAGCTGTAAGCCGCTTAGGCGATCGATGGTTTTGGTACGTTATGTTGATTTGGGTCTGGATGATTCAAGGCTGGTCCTATACGCCGTCGATTCTTTATATTTTATTCGGTGGATTGACAGGTACGTGTATTTATAAGGGACTGAAGCATCGTACAACACGACCAAGACCTTATCAGGTGCATCAAGTGATTCAATTGGGTGAGCGACCTTTAGATCATTTTAGTTTTCCATCAGGACATACTTTACATGCAGTCATGGCAAGTATTGTTTTAGGTTTTATACAGCCGTTGTTACTGGTGTTGATGTTGCCCTTTAGTATATGCGTCGCAATATCTCGAATGGTTCTGGGTTTACATTATCCAAGTGATGTTATTGTCGGTGCGATCATTGGGAGTTTGCTTGGATTCTTCATTATTTATTTAGCACCATTTTTTTCGATCAGTTTATAG
- the pilW gene encoding type IV pilus biogenesis/stability protein PilW → MYKKTIVCAAMCLSALVVQGCQTTGSSAAFVKKDPEKAVKVRTQMAAEYIRTGNLDAAKRVLDQALETDSKDSSANMMMGVLLQQEGSDANLQKADGYFTRAIASDPKNAQARNNYGTYLYQMQRYNEAVQQLNVAGSTLGYEQRARALENLGLTYLKLGQVANAEKTFKQALQVNRDSTISMLELSEILYEQQNVVVARQLYEQYVRIVGQKNQGARALWVGIRVARANQDQLGMQVLVNQLRALFPDSLEYQRYLKLQYTTEAVWK, encoded by the coding sequence ATGTATAAAAAAACAATCGTATGCGCTGCGATGTGTTTGTCTGCATTGGTTGTACAAGGATGTCAGACAACGGGTAGTTCAGCAGCATTTGTAAAAAAAGATCCTGAAAAAGCGGTGAAAGTCCGTACACAAATGGCAGCTGAATATATACGCACTGGCAACTTAGATGCGGCAAAACGAGTGCTTGATCAAGCGCTTGAAACAGACTCTAAAGATTCAAGTGCCAATATGATGATGGGCGTACTTTTGCAACAAGAAGGCAGCGATGCTAATTTGCAAAAAGCCGATGGTTATTTTACCCGTGCAATCGCATCAGATCCGAAAAATGCGCAGGCGAGAAACAATTACGGCACGTATTTGTATCAAATGCAGCGATATAATGAAGCAGTTCAACAGTTAAATGTGGCTGGTTCTACCCTCGGATATGAACAACGCGCACGCGCGCTGGAAAATTTGGGACTGACCTATTTAAAATTGGGGCAAGTTGCGAATGCTGAAAAAACGTTCAAACAAGCGTTGCAAGTGAATCGTGATTCTACCATTTCAATGTTAGAGTTATCTGAGATTTTATATGAGCAACAAAACGTCGTTGTAGCACGTCAACTCTATGAACAATATGTCCGTATAGTTGGTCAGAAAAATCAAGGTGCAAGAGCACTTTGGGTGGGTATCCGTGTTGCTCGTGCCAATCAAGATCAGTTGGGAATGCAAGTTTTAGTCAATCAACTTCGTGCATTGTTCCCAGATAGTCTAGAATATCAACGTTATTTGAAATTACAGTACACTACTGAGGCCGTATGGAAGTAA
- the iscX gene encoding Fe-S cluster assembly protein IscX, with protein sequence MGLRWTDTLDIALDLLEAHPDVDPQWIRFTDLHAWVCALPNFSDDPNKSTEGLLEGIQMAWIDEAK encoded by the coding sequence ATGGGCTTACGTTGGACTGATACGCTAGATATCGCGCTTGATCTTTTAGAGGCGCATCCTGATGTAGATCCACAATGGATTCGTTTTACAGATTTACATGCTTGGGTTTGTGCATTGCCAAACTTTAGCGATGATCCAAACAAGTCAACTGAAGGCCTATTGGAAGGCATTCAAATGGCTTGGATTGATGAAGCAAAGTAA
- a CDS encoding helix-turn-helix domain-containing protein, with protein MEVNPNSQQPTGSSVVPNALGNVQRPGEYLRQNRIKQARELKDVAADLKMPIKTLEALEQDDYKSLPQATFIKGYYRTYAKYLKVDASAIIQRFDEIYENDTGLVPNHALNNSPIKFMGKLPGSNSDRNRKWLKRILIAMAVITALWLVVMLVQKWTSKGSNNQAHTQNNEVQVLTLDNGHDSTAGNMHAPVSGDVMVLNFSHPTSVHIVDSTGKVLATGRQASTLNLNGESPFEIRLDDATAVTLSLNNESISLSPYTVNGKAQFRLSR; from the coding sequence ATGGAAGTAAATCCAAATTCACAGCAACCTACTGGTTCAAGCGTAGTACCTAATGCTTTAGGAAATGTTCAGCGCCCTGGTGAATATTTGCGTCAGAACCGTATTAAACAAGCTCGTGAACTCAAAGACGTTGCAGCCGATTTAAAGATGCCGATAAAAACTTTAGAGGCATTGGAGCAAGATGACTATAAGTCATTGCCACAAGCGACTTTTATCAAAGGATATTATCGTACCTATGCGAAATATCTCAAAGTCGATGCGAGTGCGATCATTCAGCGTTTTGATGAGATTTATGAAAATGACACGGGCTTAGTGCCAAATCATGCCTTGAACAATTCTCCAATTAAATTTATGGGAAAATTGCCAGGTTCAAATAGTGACCGTAATCGTAAGTGGCTCAAGCGTATATTGATTGCCATGGCGGTAATTACTGCATTGTGGCTTGTAGTGATGTTGGTTCAGAAGTGGACTTCTAAAGGCAGTAATAATCAAGCGCATACACAAAATAACGAAGTTCAAGTTTTAACCTTGGATAATGGTCATGATTCGACAGCAGGAAATATGCATGCGCCAGTATCAGGTGATGTGATGGTGCTGAATTTCAGTCATCCGACATCTGTACATATTGTTGACAGTACTGGCAAAGTGTTGGCAACGGGGCGTCAAGCTTCAACATTGAATTTAAATGGTGAATCACCATTTGAAATTCGTTTGGATGATGCAACAGCTGTCACATTAAGTCTGAATAATGAGTCAATTTCATTGTCACCATATACGGTGAACGGAAAAGCTCAATTCCGTTTATCGCGTTAA
- the ispG gene encoding flavodoxin-dependent (E)-4-hydroxy-3-methylbut-2-enyl-diphosphate synthase: MIVNPIKRRPTRKIRVGSVYVGGDAPISIQSMTNTETCDVDATVAQIQRCADAGVDIMRVSVPTMEAAAAFGEIRKRVSVPLVADIHFDYKIALAVADFGADCLRINPGNIGSEAKIREVVAAAKHHDISMRIGVNAGSLEKDIQKKYGEPTGEALLESAMRHIDILDRLDFQEFKVSVKASNVFLTMDAYRLLSKQIDNPLHLGVTEAGIYRTGTVKSAIALGGLLMEGIGDTMRISLAAQPEDEVKIGFDILKSLGLRSNGINFIACPSCSRQEFNVISVMQALEERLEDIRTPMDVSVIGCKVNGPGEAKEADIGVVGASPRSLVYRNGEKSHLIDTNQLVDEIESMVRQRVIELEEAKSKEIIRSSS, translated from the coding sequence ATGATTGTAAATCCGATTAAACGTCGTCCGACACGTAAAATTCGTGTCGGTTCTGTCTATGTAGGTGGTGATGCACCCATCAGCATTCAAAGTATGACCAATACTGAAACATGCGACGTAGATGCGACTGTGGCACAAATTCAACGCTGTGCAGATGCAGGTGTTGATATCATGCGTGTTTCCGTCCCTACGATGGAAGCTGCTGCGGCGTTTGGTGAAATTCGAAAGCGTGTATCTGTTCCTCTGGTGGCAGATATTCATTTCGATTACAAGATTGCATTAGCAGTGGCAGATTTTGGGGCAGACTGTTTACGGATTAACCCAGGTAATATTGGTTCTGAGGCAAAAATCCGTGAAGTGGTTGCAGCAGCAAAACATCATGACATTTCGATGCGTATTGGTGTAAATGCTGGCTCGCTCGAAAAAGATATTCAGAAAAAATATGGTGAGCCAACAGGTGAGGCATTGCTTGAATCTGCTATGCGCCATATTGATATTTTAGACCGCTTAGATTTTCAAGAATTTAAAGTGTCTGTAAAAGCATCCAATGTATTTTTAACCATGGATGCTTATCGTTTGTTGTCAAAACAAATTGATAACCCATTACACTTGGGTGTGACTGAAGCGGGTATTTATCGTACAGGTACAGTGAAATCTGCAATTGCCCTAGGTGGTTTGTTGATGGAAGGTATAGGCGATACCATGCGTATTTCGCTCGCTGCTCAGCCTGAAGATGAAGTGAAGATCGGTTTTGATATTTTAAAATCATTGGGTCTTCGTTCCAATGGGATTAACTTCATTGCTTGTCCAAGCTGTTCGCGTCAAGAATTTAACGTGATTTCAGTCATGCAAGCATTGGAAGAGCGTCTTGAAGATATTCGTACACCAATGGATGTATCGGTCATTGGCTGTAAGGTGAACGGTCCAGGTGAAGCCAAAGAGGCTGACATTGGCGTTGTAGGTGCAAGCCCACGTTCATTGGTATACCGAAATGGTGAAAAAAGCCATTTAATTGATACAAATCAGTTGGTTGATGAAATCGAATCTATGGTTCGTCAACGTGTAATAGAGCTTGAAGAAGCTAAATCTAAAGAGATCATTCGTAGTTCATCATGA
- the rlmN gene encoding 23S rRNA (adenine(2503)-C(2))-methyltransferase RlmN, which translates to MNSEVVASSVNLDEQQPSSTSVKAETVQKVNLLGMSRPQMEKFFEEMGEKKFRAGQVMKWIHQYFVTDFAEMTNISGKLREKLEKMCEISAPEVVHRNYSKDGTRKWVFRVGEGAGSLVETVLIPADDKTGARKTLCISSQVGCALDCSFCSTGKQGFQRDLTQAEIIGQLWMANFSYMEEVPVADRERSVTNVVMMGMGEPLLNYDAVLNSMRIMLDDFAYGMSKRRVTLSTSGVVPKIDQLVKDIDVALAISLHAPNDELRNELVPINKKYPLEQLIAACQRYIAKDGNESSRKHVTIEYVMLDGVNDHPEHAQQMIKLLKNLPSKINLIPFNPFPHAPYGRSSRNRIISFQKTLSDAGFVCTIRQTRGDDIDAACGQLVGQVADRTRRAEQWKKKVEERNVIMRSEG; encoded by the coding sequence ATGAATTCTGAAGTTGTCGCTTCATCCGTAAATCTAGATGAACAACAGCCATCATCAACATCTGTAAAGGCTGAAACTGTTCAGAAAGTAAATTTACTTGGCATGTCACGTCCGCAAATGGAAAAATTCTTCGAAGAAATGGGGGAGAAGAAATTCCGTGCAGGACAGGTGATGAAATGGATTCATCAATACTTCGTCACTGACTTTGCTGAAATGACCAATATTTCAGGTAAGTTACGTGAAAAATTAGAAAAAATGTGTGAGATTTCTGCGCCAGAAGTCGTACATCGTAACTATTCAAAAGATGGTACACGTAAGTGGGTATTCCGTGTCGGTGAAGGTGCTGGTTCATTGGTTGAAACTGTATTGATTCCAGCCGATGATAAAACGGGTGCACGTAAAACCTTATGTATTTCATCGCAAGTCGGTTGTGCTTTGGATTGTTCATTTTGCTCAACAGGTAAACAAGGCTTCCAGCGAGATTTGACTCAAGCAGAAATCATTGGTCAGCTGTGGATGGCGAACTTCTCTTATATGGAAGAAGTGCCTGTTGCCGATCGTGAGCGCTCGGTCACCAATGTGGTGATGATGGGTATGGGCGAGCCTCTACTTAACTATGACGCAGTACTTAATTCAATGCGCATTATGCTAGATGACTTTGCATATGGGATGTCTAAACGCCGTGTAACGCTGTCAACCTCAGGTGTCGTACCGAAGATTGATCAGTTGGTGAAAGACATTGATGTGGCATTAGCAATTTCATTACATGCGCCAAATGATGAGCTTCGTAATGAACTTGTGCCCATCAACAAAAAGTATCCATTAGAACAACTGATTGCTGCTTGTCAGCGTTATATTGCCAAAGATGGTAATGAAAGTTCACGTAAGCACGTCACAATTGAATATGTCATGTTAGATGGTGTAAATGATCATCCTGAACATGCACAGCAAATGATTAAGTTACTTAAAAATTTACCAAGTAAAATTAATCTCATTCCATTTAATCCATTTCCGCACGCACCTTATGGTCGTTCGAGTCGTAACCGTATTATTTCTTTCCAAAAAACTTTGTCTGATGCAGGATTTGTGTGTACGATTCGTCAGACACGTGGTGATGATATTGATGCGGCATGTGGTCAACTTGTGGGGCAAGTTGCCGATCGTACTCGTCGTGCAGAACAATGGAAGAAAAAAGTCGAAGAACGTAATGTAATTATGCGTTCAGAAGGCTAA